In a single window of the Magnetococcales bacterium genome:
- a CDS encoding SPOR domain-containing protein — protein sequence MEEGTSLANGMFTIQRRLERGPSGELFLAQDRTNDALVVLKLLPESLVRDTDAFFSRFKREFHRYQTLRHERISTLHGHVFDRERQRHFLVRLHAPGVTLEQYRLARPGGRILWSDVVEIGRKIAAILDQAHALDLSHRALKPQNVILDQDGEIRLVDFGMAHAVRDLVHRLGGDLDITALEKSHPYIAPEQFLLEHVHGESSPRAALYIQKNGVRLVGSEPGPGADIFALGVLLYELATGRVPFTPAQIVSLATAHGNSSLAGPGLLAALTEAQIRIGNGTTPGFGTLPPLNEARIRVFARALHWQPGQRFARAGEFMDAFAVVAPTRVQVDLSVPADLSSPANSGMPSASAAVELPVAAQNASVSLPDGQATAPIPTISLANGGTTAPAPIVALSNGGTPVPAPAVALPKGGAAMPAPSIALPNGGATIPAPSVALPDDRVAAASGGDQAVAQTPSVNSLNGGTMARASAVASSSGRTMAQISSVQVPNGGTTAQAPSVQAANGGTTAQAPSVQAANGGTTAQAPSVQAANGGTTAQAPSVQAANGGVVATRTPAHNQVASSRTTSAAAHKANGPESQPARPETLRSSLPFVPPPPLVVEQDLQSERRPRSTRAGLSRLMTHLSVTLLVAGGVVGASVLGWAVYTDETKNRSRQQAIAQGEEMLASPPALTAGQRAPLPEDARPGMVVAAVATVPEDPGKVIALLAAADRDLESLRLLASSGDQAIGRYQEVMRLDPGNTAARQGVGQVAEKYAQVAQTAIGYLSRMAVEGAVRGTPLREADGVAVAALRSELDAKTREAEQEHRRAELLEKQLQEVKGQMARLVALEEKLQAWEADKRRITELEKQVAAAQEQEVRMRDLETRLASAQAALERVNELEKRLRETQEQSRKMLMANARLPAAVPTVAKAATTPATVMDVSSSSPTSLAAVAPPSARAGGAKPAASLPASAAVAFPPARPLPTPAATASVEEGAFIVQLAAHRTAEKALEMEEVLHQKVGRDAGMAFSRQAAEVGGATWYRVRTGPFASREVAEQALQDIKQRTGISGLVLRQGRW from the coding sequence ATGGAAGAGGGTACCTCTCTGGCCAATGGCATGTTCACGATCCAGCGCCGGTTGGAGCGTGGACCGTCAGGGGAGTTGTTTTTGGCCCAGGACCGGACCAACGATGCGTTGGTGGTTCTGAAGCTGCTTCCTGAATCGCTGGTTCGGGACACGGACGCCTTTTTTTCCCGGTTCAAACGGGAATTTCATCGTTATCAGACCTTGCGCCATGAGCGGATTTCCACCCTGCACGGTCATGTCTTTGATCGGGAGCGGCAGAGGCATTTTCTGGTGCGTCTCCATGCCCCCGGCGTCACCTTGGAGCAGTATCGTCTGGCCCGGCCGGGGGGACGGATTCTCTGGTCGGATGTGGTGGAGATCGGGCGGAAGATTGCGGCCATTCTGGATCAGGCCCATGCCCTTGATCTGAGCCACCGTGCCCTCAAACCGCAAAATGTCATCCTGGACCAGGATGGAGAGATTCGTCTGGTTGATTTTGGCATGGCCCATGCGGTGCGCGATCTGGTTCATCGCCTGGGGGGTGACCTGGATATCACAGCCCTGGAAAAGAGTCATCCCTACATTGCCCCGGAACAGTTTCTCCTGGAACATGTCCATGGCGAGTCCTCCCCGCGGGCAGCCCTGTATATTCAAAAAAATGGCGTGCGTCTGGTGGGGAGCGAACCCGGACCCGGCGCGGATATTTTTGCCTTGGGTGTGCTGCTTTACGAACTGGCCACGGGACGGGTTCCCTTCACGCCGGCGCAGATTGTCTCTCTGGCAACGGCCCATGGCAACAGTTCGCTGGCCGGACCGGGATTGCTGGCCGCGTTGACCGAGGCGCAAATTCGCATTGGCAACGGGACCACCCCGGGTTTTGGCACGCTTCCCCCCCTGAACGAAGCCCGCATCCGGGTCTTTGCCCGGGCACTGCATTGGCAGCCCGGGCAGCGTTTTGCCCGGGCCGGGGAGTTCATGGATGCTTTTGCTGTTGTCGCGCCGACCAGGGTCCAGGTGGACCTTTCCGTGCCTGCGGATCTCTCCTCCCCGGCAAATTCCGGGATGCCTTCTGCCAGTGCCGCTGTGGAGCTGCCGGTTGCGGCTCAGAATGCGTCTGTTTCATTGCCCGATGGCCAGGCAACGGCACCGATCCCGACCATTTCATTGGCCAATGGCGGGACAACAGCGCCGGCCCCAATCGTTGCCTTGTCCAATGGCGGGACACCGGTGCCGGCTCCAGCGGTTGCCTTGCCCAAAGGTGGGGCAGCAATGCCGGCTCCATCCATCGCATTGCCCAATGGCGGGGCAACGATACCGGCTCCATCCGTCGCATTGCCTGATGATCGGGTAGCAGCGGCAAGTGGCGGTGATCAAGCGGTGGCTCAGACCCCGTCTGTCAATTCGCTCAATGGTGGGACCATGGCGCGGGCTTCAGCGGTCGCTTCATCCTCTGGCAGGACAATGGCCCAGATCTCATCTGTCCAGGTGCCCAATGGTGGAACAACGGCGCAGGCACCCTCTGTCCAGGCGGCCAATGGTGGAACAACGGCGCAGGCACCCTCTGTCCAGGCGGCCAATGGTGGAACAACGGCGCAGGCACCCTCTGTCCAGGCGGCCAACGGTGGAACAACGGCGCAGGCACCCTCTGTCCAGGCGGCCAATGGCGGAGTCGTGGCGACAAGGACCCCCGCCCATAACCAGGTGGCTTCGTCCCGAACGACAAGCGCAGCGGCGCACAAGGCCAATGGTCCAGAGAGCCAGCCTGCCCGTCCCGAGACGTTACGTTCCTCCCTGCCATTTGTGCCGCCACCACCCCTGGTGGTGGAGCAGGATCTCCAGAGTGAACGACGTCCCCGTTCCACACGGGCCGGACTGTCCCGCCTGATGACCCATCTGTCGGTGACCCTGCTGGTTGCCGGCGGTGTGGTTGGGGCCTCGGTACTTGGATGGGCCGTCTATACCGATGAAACCAAAAACCGCTCCCGGCAACAGGCCATTGCCCAGGGAGAAGAGATGTTGGCTTCGCCTCCGGCCCTGACCGCAGGCCAGCGTGCGCCTCTGCCGGAGGATGCCCGACCCGGCATGGTGGTGGCGGCGGTGGCCACGGTTCCGGAAGATCCCGGCAAGGTGATTGCATTGCTGGCGGCGGCGGATCGGGACCTGGAATCCCTGCGTCTGCTGGCCAGTTCCGGGGATCAGGCCATTGGCCGCTATCAAGAGGTGATGCGCCTGGATCCGGGCAATACCGCCGCCCGCCAGGGGGTCGGACAGGTGGCCGAAAAATATGCCCAGGTGGCCCAGACGGCCATTGGCTATCTGTCGCGCATGGCCGTTGAGGGTGCAGTGCGGGGTACTCCCCTGCGGGAAGCGGATGGCGTTGCGGTCGCGGCCCTGCGTTCCGAACTGGATGCCAAAACCCGGGAAGCGGAACAAGAACATCGTCGGGCCGAATTGCTGGAAAAACAACTCCAGGAGGTCAAAGGGCAGATGGCACGTCTGGTGGCCCTGGAAGAGAAACTCCAGGCCTGGGAGGCCGACAAGCGCCGCATCACCGAACTGGAAAAGCAGGTGGCCGCAGCACAGGAACAAGAGGTGCGCATGCGTGATCTGGAGACCCGTCTGGCCTCGGCCCAGGCCGCCCTGGAGCGGGTCAACGAACTGGAAAAACGCCTGCGGGAAACCCAGGAACAATCCAGAAAAATGCTGATGGCCAACGCCCGTCTCCCGGCAGCGGTTCCAACCGTGGCCAAAGCGGCAACCACCCCGGCAACGGTGATGGATGTCTCTTCTTCATCCCCGACCTCGCTGGCGGCTGTTGCTCCCCCATCGGCACGTGCCGGAGGCGCGAAACCGGCTGCATCCCTGCCGGCATCGGCGGCTGTTGCCTTTCCGCCGGCACGTCCTTTGCCGACACCTGCGGCAACAGCCTCGGTCGAAGAGGGTGCCTTCATCGTGCAACTGGCAGCCCATCGCACCGCTGAAAAAGCCCTCGAAATGGAAGAGGTGTTGCACCAGAAGGTGGGCAGGGACGCAGGCATGGCCTTTTCCCGCCAAGCGGCAGAAGTTGGTGGTGCCACCTGGTATCGGGTGCGAACCGGTCCCTTTGCCAGTCGGGAAGTCGCCGAACAAGCCCTGCAAGATATCAAACAGCGGACCGGAATTTCCGGACTCGTTCTCAGGCAAGGCAGGTGGTAG
- a CDS encoding anion transporter produces MHEPLWLAIILVTLLGVAAGRLPGLAMNRTTICLVGATSLVLSGAISRPAAWQAIDLDTIVLLLAMMVVNVHLRWAGFFQWVARWTITRALPPAGLLAGLMLLSGILSALFVNDTVVLALTPLVVEVVRASGLPPVPFLMGLATSANIGSVATIIGNPQNMLIGMASGIPYQRFLFALAPVALGGLIIAWILLVFLYRHTWKSLPETVDLEPTVSRLRGAAPDPARGKGAALPPGPPSQSFIRKNFAVSALLLLALLLGMPVAMAALSAASLLLITRKTSPEAVFREIDWSLLVFFAALFVVTRAVETTGLSRWIFQELNVGQHLDVPSLTLIGALLSNLVSNVPAVLLLRPVVELLPTPETAWLTLAMASTLAGNLTLLGSVANLIVAETAQKQNVTLSFRAYLVAGIPITLLTLAWGILWLLYR; encoded by the coding sequence ATGCATGAACCCCTCTGGCTGGCCATCATTCTTGTGACCTTGTTGGGCGTGGCGGCAGGGCGTCTGCCCGGTTTGGCCATGAACCGGACCACCATCTGTCTGGTCGGGGCCACTTCCCTGGTTCTCTCGGGGGCCATTTCCCGCCCGGCGGCCTGGCAGGCCATCGACCTGGATACCATCGTCCTGCTGCTTGCCATGATGGTGGTCAATGTTCATCTGCGCTGGGCCGGCTTTTTTCAATGGGTGGCCCGCTGGACGATCACCCGTGCCCTGCCGCCGGCAGGTTTGCTGGCCGGATTGATGCTGCTCTCGGGTATCCTTTCCGCGCTCTTTGTCAACGATACCGTCGTCCTGGCCCTGACCCCGCTCGTGGTGGAGGTGGTGCGGGCTTCGGGTCTGCCGCCGGTACCCTTTCTCATGGGCCTGGCCACCTCGGCCAACATCGGTTCCGTGGCCACGATCATCGGCAATCCCCAGAACATGCTCATCGGCATGGCCTCCGGCATCCCCTACCAGCGTTTTCTGTTTGCCCTGGCCCCGGTGGCCCTGGGCGGATTGATCATCGCCTGGATTCTCCTGGTTTTTCTCTATCGTCACACCTGGAAATCCTTGCCTGAAACCGTCGATCTTGAACCGACTGTAAGCCGTTTGCGGGGCGCTGCCCCGGACCCCGCCAGGGGGAAGGGCGCAGCCCTTCCCCCTGGACCCCCATCCCAGTCTTTCATTCGTAAAAATTTTGCCGTTTCTGCCCTGCTTTTGCTGGCCCTGCTGCTGGGCATGCCGGTCGCCATGGCCGCTCTGAGCGCCGCTTCCCTGCTGTTGATCACCCGCAAAACATCACCAGAAGCCGTTTTCAGGGAAATCGACTGGAGTCTGCTGGTCTTTTTCGCCGCACTTTTCGTGGTCACCCGCGCCGTGGAAACCACCGGTCTGAGCCGTTGGATTTTTCAGGAGTTGAATGTCGGGCAGCATCTGGACGTTCCCTCTCTGACCCTGATCGGTGCCCTGCTCAGCAACTTGGTCTCCAATGTGCCGGCGGTTCTTCTGCTGCGACCGGTGGTGGAACTGTTGCCCACCCCCGAAACCGCCTGGCTCACCCTGGCCATGGCCTCCACCCTGGCCGGCAATCTCACCCTGCTCGGCTCGGTCGCCAACCTGATCGTCGCCGAAACCGCCCAAAAACAGAATGTCACCCTCTCCTTCCGCGCCTATCTGGTCGCCGGAATTCCCATCACACTCTTGACCCTGGCCTGGGGCATCCTGTGGCTGCTTTACAGATAG
- a CDS encoding threonine--tRNA ligase, which produces MKILLLHADHFRFHVTGETAISKGLEPLAESDRTGAMEQVLVCMIAVEKGDGEDPGAMAQKALVVIRDQCAQIRETRLMLYPYAHLSGNLESPRAAVAVLDGLTTLCRQDPAFSEVGRAPFGWYKGFDIQVKGHPLSEAVRSLEPGAGSGPAESSALKNESRKKSTWIILTPAGEEFPAESFNYAQHRGLEQFYRYETAGSRLSEEPPPHIRLMQEHELVDYEPGSDAGNFRWYPKGYLIKKLLEDQVSEQLHKLGAMRVETPIMYDRNHPALSKYLDKFPARQYQLQSDKGSYFLRFAACFGQYLMKRDMNISYRHLPLRLYELTHYSFRREQSGELTGLKRLRAFTMPDMHTLCRDIEQAVGEFLTHVDLSLTWAADLHYQSEIGLRAVADFYHANRDYAVQVARKAGRPILLELWERRYFYFVTKFEINVVDSQGKSSALSTVQIDVENPKDFGITFVGPDGQDHTPLMLHTSLSGSIDRNLYAILEQQAIGMTKGSRGSFPFWLAPTQVRLIPIKPEEHTDFCLELASRIAARVDVDERGESLNRRIRAAEKEWVPLIVVVGRDEMDSGQLPIRVREDKSNRTFSVDDLNAFIRERMVGKVTAPLSLPQRLSLRPIFRG; this is translated from the coding sequence ATGAAAATACTGCTGCTGCACGCCGATCATTTCCGTTTCCATGTCACGGGCGAAACCGCCATCAGCAAGGGGCTGGAACCCCTGGCGGAGAGCGACCGCACCGGAGCCATGGAGCAGGTTCTCGTTTGCATGATCGCTGTGGAAAAGGGGGATGGAGAGGATCCCGGTGCCATGGCGCAAAAGGCCCTGGTGGTCATTCGCGACCAATGCGCCCAGATTCGCGAAACACGCCTCATGCTCTATCCCTACGCCCACCTCTCCGGCAACCTCGAATCCCCCCGGGCCGCCGTCGCGGTGCTGGATGGACTCACCACCCTCTGCCGCCAGGATCCGGCATTCAGCGAGGTGGGACGTGCCCCGTTCGGCTGGTACAAGGGGTTCGACATCCAGGTCAAGGGACACCCCCTTTCGGAAGCGGTCCGCTCCCTGGAACCAGGGGCCGGCAGTGGTCCCGCCGAATCCTCGGCCCTCAAAAATGAATCCCGCAAAAAAAGTACCTGGATCATCCTCACCCCGGCAGGCGAAGAGTTTCCCGCCGAATCCTTCAACTATGCCCAGCATCGGGGTCTGGAACAGTTCTACCGCTATGAAACAGCCGGTTCCCGCCTCAGCGAAGAACCCCCGCCCCATATCCGCCTCATGCAGGAACACGAACTCGTGGACTACGAACCCGGTTCCGATGCCGGCAACTTCCGCTGGTATCCCAAGGGATACCTGATCAAAAAACTCCTGGAAGATCAGGTCTCCGAACAATTGCACAAGCTGGGTGCCATGCGGGTCGAAACCCCCATCATGTATGATCGCAACCACCCGGCATTGTCCAAATATCTCGACAAGTTTCCGGCCCGGCAGTATCAACTGCAATCCGACAAGGGAAGTTACTTCCTGCGTTTTGCCGCCTGCTTCGGGCAGTATCTCATGAAGCGGGACATGAACATTTCCTATCGGCATTTGCCATTGCGGCTCTACGAGCTGACCCACTACAGTTTCCGCCGCGAACAAAGCGGCGAGCTGACCGGCCTGAAACGCCTGCGGGCCTTCACCATGCCCGACATGCATACCCTCTGTCGCGACATCGAGCAGGCCGTCGGCGAATTTTTGACCCACGTGGACCTCTCCCTGACCTGGGCGGCGGATCTTCACTATCAAAGCGAAATCGGGCTGCGGGCCGTGGCTGATTTTTACCATGCCAACCGGGATTATGCGGTACAGGTGGCCCGCAAGGCCGGGCGGCCAATCCTGTTGGAACTTTGGGAGCGGCGCTATTTTTATTTCGTCACCAAGTTTGAAATCAACGTCGTGGACAGCCAGGGCAAATCATCGGCCCTCTCCACGGTGCAGATCGATGTGGAAAACCCCAAGGATTTCGGCATCACCTTCGTCGGCCCGGATGGTCAGGACCATACGCCGCTCATGCTGCACACCTCCCTGTCGGGTTCCATCGACCGCAACCTCTACGCCATCCTGGAACAACAGGCCATCGGCATGACCAAGGGGTCACGCGGCAGCTTTCCGTTCTGGCTCGCCCCGACCCAGGTCCGCCTGATCCCCATCAAACCCGAGGAACACACCGATTTTTGCCTGGAACTGGCCTCGCGGATTGCCGCCCGGGTCGATGTCGATGAGCGGGGCGAATCCCTGAATCGCCGCATCCGTGCCGCCGAAAAAGAGTGGGTCCCGTTGATCGTCGTGGTGGGTCGTGATGAAATGGATTCCGGGCAGTTGCCGATCCGGGTCCGGGAAGACAAGAGCAACCGCACCTTCTCCGTGGATGACTTGAATGCCTTCATCCGGGAACGCATGGTTGGCAAGGTGACGGCCCCGCTCTCCCTGCCACAACGGCTCTCCCTGCGCCCGATTTTCCGGGGATAA
- a CDS encoding nucleotidyltransferase family protein → MPQGLQLPDSDLARFCQRHHILRLSLFGSVLRGTDRPESDVDLLVEFAPGHTPDFFTLADMEEEFSCLLHGRRVDMRTPRDLSHYFRAEVVASAQVQYAA, encoded by the coding sequence ATGCCACAAGGTCTGCAACTTCCGGATTCCGACCTGGCCAGGTTTTGTCAACGGCACCACATTCTGCGTCTCTCCCTGTTCGGTTCCGTGCTGCGTGGAACGGACCGTCCAGAGAGTGATGTGGATCTCCTGGTGGAATTTGCACCGGGTCACACACCGGATTTTTTTACCCTGGCCGACATGGAAGAGGAGTTTTCCTGTTTGCTGCATGGTCGCCGGGTGGATATGCGTACCCCCCGCGACCTGAGCCATTATTTCCGTGCTGAAGTTGTGGCATCAGCACAGGTGCAGTATGCGGCATGA
- a CDS encoding DUF86 domain-containing protein: MRHEDQIRLQHMLDAALDTCQFTEGHSLGDLESDRMRQFAILHCIEVIGEAAGEVSQELRSRSPHIPWKNIIAMRNRLAHGYFDVDLEIVWKTVTTKLPILIGQVRILLEN, translated from the coding sequence ATGCGGCATGAAGACCAAATCCGTTTGCAACACATGCTGGATGCAGCCCTTGACACCTGTCAATTCACGGAAGGACACTCTTTGGGTGACCTTGAATCCGACCGGATGCGTCAATTTGCCATACTCCATTGCATTGAAGTGATCGGAGAAGCTGCTGGAGAAGTGTCGCAGGAGTTGCGCAGCCGGTCACCCCACATTCCATGGAAGAACATAATCGCCATGCGCAACCGATTGGCGCATGGCTATTTTGACGTTGATTTGGAAATTGTCTGGAAAACCGTAACAACGAAATTACCCATTCTGATTGGTCAAGTTCGCATTTTATTGGAAAACTGA
- a CDS encoding type II toxin-antitoxin system VapC family toxin, producing MYLLDTNVLSELRRPRPSPNVLAWIKTVDVSHLHISAITVGEIQKGIESIRSRDPEKANELDLWLSQVIRYSPLLAFDVDAGLLWGKLVHSHPNHNVEDLMIAAIAWQHGLIVVTRNTKDFLIPEIQSFNPFDFPV from the coding sequence ATGTATCTGCTGGATACCAATGTGCTTTCCGAGTTGCGTCGGCCACGTCCCAGTCCCAACGTCCTTGCCTGGATCAAAACGGTCGATGTGTCACATCTCCATATCAGTGCCATCACCGTTGGTGAGATTCAAAAGGGCATTGAATCCATTCGTTCCCGGGATCCAGAGAAAGCCAACGAGCTGGACCTGTGGCTCTCGCAGGTCATACGGTATTCTCCATTGTTGGCTTTTGACGTAGACGCTGGACTTCTTTGGGGCAAACTGGTGCATTCTCATCCGAATCATAACGTGGAAGACCTGATGATTGCCGCCATCGCCTGGCAACATGGCTTGATCGTGGTCACCAGAAACACAAAAGATTTCCTTATTCCCGAAATACAATCCTTCAATCCTTTTGATTTTCCTGTCTGA
- a CDS encoding methyl-accepting chemotaxis protein, with translation MQWLNDMRLRNKFLIMLTLPLLGLLWFGGVAVWDKMQLAGRMAAMESLTGLAVRISAVVHEAQKERGMSAGFLGSKGEKFKTDLPRQRTESTDKAVGLLRESAKSFDATPFGSGFAGRLRDALHKLGGIDPVRKQVDALSIPGPEAIGFYTGMIATLLETVAELPNLAADVAMASQSTAYVNLLLAKERAGQERAVLSNTFAGNRFAPGMLRQFGKLVGEQESYLHVFRTMANAGQTAFFREKLSGKPVEEVESLRQTAFDKSGGGEFGVDSGVWFAASTTRINLLKDIEDRLAADLLDQATRLQTTAKVDFSIYLVIVLGTILMAGGLGIFFTRQILKMIGCEPAELMRVTDHVAEGNLAVTFGRICPTDRGVYVGLYRMVQQLKEIVGSIQEVSREVVTGSSTVSESAVQLSEGATSQAASIEETSAAMEQMTSNIAQNTDNAGMTGKMAQKAARDAQEGGAAVTHAVTAMTEIAGKIGIIEDIARQTNLLALNAAIEAARAGEHGKGFAVVAAEVRKLAERSQLAAGEIKELSSSTVTVAERAGQLLGHLVPDIQRTAELVQEITTGSEEQNQGAQQVNQAIQQLDQVIQQNAGASAEMSNTARELAEQAQKLQETVAFFRLG, from the coding sequence ATGCAATGGCTGAATGATATGCGCTTGCGCAACAAATTTTTGATCATGTTGACTTTGCCCCTGCTGGGCCTGCTCTGGTTTGGTGGTGTGGCCGTGTGGGACAAAATGCAACTTGCCGGGCGCATGGCGGCGATGGAGTCCTTGACGGGTCTGGCCGTGCGCATCAGCGCGGTGGTCCACGAAGCCCAGAAAGAACGGGGCATGTCGGCGGGCTTTCTGGGGAGCAAGGGGGAAAAATTCAAGACCGATCTGCCCCGCCAACGGACAGAGAGTACCGACAAGGCGGTGGGTCTTCTCCGGGAGTCTGCCAAAAGTTTTGATGCCACGCCCTTTGGCAGTGGTTTTGCCGGACGACTGCGTGATGCCCTGCACAAACTGGGTGGGATCGATCCTGTCCGGAAACAGGTGGATGCCCTGTCAATCCCGGGTCCGGAAGCTATTGGTTTTTATACCGGCATGATTGCGACATTGCTGGAGACAGTGGCAGAACTGCCCAATCTGGCTGCGGATGTGGCCATGGCCAGTCAATCCACGGCGTATGTCAATCTCTTGCTGGCCAAAGAGCGGGCCGGGCAGGAGCGGGCCGTGCTTTCCAACACTTTTGCCGGAAATCGATTTGCTCCGGGCATGTTGCGGCAATTTGGCAAACTGGTGGGCGAGCAGGAGAGCTATCTGCATGTGTTTCGTACCATGGCCAATGCCGGGCAAACGGCTTTTTTCAGGGAAAAATTGTCGGGCAAGCCGGTGGAAGAGGTGGAGTCCCTGCGGCAGACGGCCTTTGACAAGTCCGGGGGAGGTGAGTTCGGAGTTGATTCCGGGGTCTGGTTTGCGGCCAGCACGACCCGAATCAATCTATTGAAAGATATCGAAGACCGGTTGGCGGCTGATTTGTTGGACCAGGCGACCCGGTTGCAGACCACGGCCAAGGTGGATTTTTCCATTTATCTTGTGATTGTTCTCGGCACGATTCTGATGGCTGGTGGCTTGGGAATTTTTTTCACCCGGCAAATTCTGAAGATGATTGGTTGTGAACCTGCCGAGTTGATGCGGGTGACGGATCATGTGGCTGAAGGCAATCTGGCCGTGACGTTCGGGCGTATCTGTCCGACAGACAGAGGGGTTTATGTCGGTCTTTACCGCATGGTGCAGCAATTGAAAGAGATCGTGGGAAGTATCCAGGAGGTTTCCCGGGAGGTGGTCACGGGCAGCAGCACGGTGAGTGAAAGTGCCGTGCAACTCTCCGAGGGGGCGACATCCCAGGCGGCCAGCATTGAGGAGACCTCCGCCGCCATGGAACAAATGACATCCAATATTGCCCAAAACACCGACAATGCCGGCATGACCGGCAAAATGGCCCAGAAGGCGGCCAGGGATGCCCAGGAGGGGGGTGCGGCGGTGACCCATGCGGTGACGGCCATGACAGAGATTGCCGGCAAGATTGGCATCATCGAGGATATTGCCCGGCAGACCAATCTGCTGGCCCTCAATGCCGCCATCGAGGCGGCCCGGGCCGGCGAGCATGGCAAAGGGTTTGCCGTGGTGGCCGCCGAGGTGCGCAAACTGGCCGAGCGGAGTCAATTGGCCGCCGGCGAGATCAAGGAACTCTCCTCATCCACGGTGACGGTGGCGGAACGGGCCGGGCAGCTTCTGGGTCATCTGGTACCGGATATCCAGCGGACAGCCGAACTGGTCCAGGAGATCACCACCGGCTCGGAAGAACAAAATCAGGGGGCGCAACAGGTCAACCAGGCGATTCAACAGTTGGATCAGGTGATTCAACAAAATGCCGGGGCCTCGGCGGAGATGTCGAATACGGCCAGGGAACTGGCCGAACAAGCGCAAAAGCTCCAGGAGACCGTGGCTTTCTTCCGGTTGGGCTGA